In Anaerolineae bacterium, a genomic segment contains:
- a CDS encoding NBR1-Ig-like domain-containing protein: protein MLSCPDVLTPTPSPLLEATPLIREATTRASAVDCTFDARWVADVTVPDGAVFAPGTPFIKTWRVRNTGTCAWEPGTQLVFVSGDPMGGPGMVNAPALPPGAQTDVSVSLIAPSTPGTYQGNYQFRAPDGTHFGPLIRVKIVVLGTPVAQVCTPPLCPPGSILICPTPGGCPGDCGAVCATPTVPPSGLAILSFKANVATPSPETQRVTFHWQTRGATEAFIYAADCLRFMSRWEVSPPEEGWLTLDNYWPACRNPEFTFLALDVAGHRASISVIVPASCRYSYFFPTDRRECPNYPPRTTWAAEQPFEHGFMIWLQEVPCGDQMRSEIIVFRNDGRYWVYRDTFMEGEPESDPTIVPPPGLYQPIRGFGKLWRTEPFVREALGWATAPEQGFYTLYQEHFVYVLGGGKLFLRRLDGKVVLLKAWDVRGFSGYWEELP, encoded by the coding sequence GTGCTATCGTGCCCTGATGTTTTAACTCCAACCCCCTCACCGCTGCTTGAAGCTACCCCACTCATCCGTGAGGCTACAACGAGAGCGTCGGCAGTGGACTGCACCTTTGATGCCCGCTGGGTTGCTGATGTGACCGTCCCGGATGGTGCTGTTTTTGCCCCTGGCACTCCATTCATTAAAACCTGGCGCGTTCGTAACACTGGAACTTGCGCCTGGGAACCTGGCACTCAACTGGTCTTTGTCTCCGGTGATCCGATGGGTGGGCCAGGGATGGTAAATGCGCCAGCGCTGCCCCCAGGCGCTCAAACTGATGTAAGTGTGAGCCTGATTGCCCCATCCACACCAGGCACCTACCAGGGCAATTACCAGTTCCGGGCTCCGGACGGCACCCACTTTGGGCCCCTTATCCGGGTGAAAATCGTGGTCCTGGGGACCCCTGTGGCCCAGGTGTGTACCCCGCCTCTTTGTCCTCCCGGGAGCATTCTGATATGCCCAACCCCGGGAGGATGCCCGGGGGATTGCGGAGCGGTCTGCGCGACACCCACCGTCCCACCATCTGGACTGGCTATCCTCTCTTTCAAGGCGAATGTGGCAACCCCGTCTCCCGAAACGCAGCGGGTGACTTTCCACTGGCAGACCAGAGGTGCAACCGAGGCTTTTATCTATGCAGCTGATTGCTTGCGTTTTATGTCGCGCTGGGAGGTCAGCCCACCGGAAGAAGGCTGGCTCACTCTGGACAACTACTGGCCAGCCTGTCGGAACCCTGAATTCACGTTCCTGGCGTTAGATGTTGCGGGCCATAGAGCCTCCATCTCTGTCATTGTGCCTGCTTCCTGCCGCTATTCTTACTTCTTCCCCACCGACCGGCGAGAATGTCCGAACTATCCGCCCCGGACTACCTGGGCTGCGGAGCAGCCTTTTGAGCATGGATTTATGATTTGGTTGCAGGAAGTGCCCTGTGGGGACCAGATGCGAAGCGAAATCATCGTCTTTAGGAACGATGGCCGGTACTGGGTTTACCGGGACACTTTTATGGAGGGCGAGCCGGAGAGCGACCCGACCATTGTCCCACCTCCAGGGCTTTACCAGCCCATTCGTGGCTTTGGCAAGCTGTGGCGCACTGAGCCTTTTGTCCGGGAGGCTCTGGGCTGGGCGACAGCTCCGGAGCAGGGGTTTTACACGCTTTATCAGGAGCACTTTGTCTATGTTCTAGGTGGAGGTAAACTCTTTCTGCGCCGGCTAGACGGAAAGGTAGTTCTCCTAAAAGCCTGGGATGTGAGGGGATTCAGTGGATATTGGGAAGAATTACCGTGA
- the rpsO gene encoding 30S ribosomal protein S15, with product MPLDKTKKQEIIEKFRLHPEDTGSPEVQIALLTERINKLVQHLSVHKHDEHSRRGLLKLVGKRRRFLNYLQEKDYKRYRKLIERLGLRH from the coding sequence GTGCCGCTGGATAAAACTAAAAAGCAGGAGATAATTGAAAAATTCCGGCTTCACCCTGAAGATACGGGTTCACCAGAGGTGCAAATAGCCCTTCTTACGGAACGAATAAACAAGCTTGTCCAGCATCTTTCAGTTCACAAACACGATGAGCATTCCCGAAGGGGGCTTTTGAAGCTGGTGGGCAAAAGGAGGCGGTTTCTCAATTACCTTCAGGAAAAGGATTACAAGCGCTACCGTAAGCTTATAGAAAGGCTCGGCTTGCGCCACTAA
- a CDS encoding 4Fe-4S dicluster domain-containing protein translates to MKEIFVRLDRCVGCLSCELACAVEHSRSKNLFQAISESPRPRRRLYVEYVLARKMPFLCRHCEDAPCVRACRTGALVQDPITRIVTHTPDKCIGCWMCTMVCPYGVIGREWERRIAIKCDRCPDRDIPACVEACPTRALVFMEEEEFARLTRLEAAEEVARSYRVV, encoded by the coding sequence ATGAAAGAGATATTCGTCCGGCTGGACCGATGCGTCGGATGCCTTTCCTGTGAGCTGGCCTGCGCTGTAGAGCATTCCCGTTCCAAAAATCTATTCCAGGCTATCTCCGAATCCCCCCGCCCCCGCCGCAGGCTTTATGTAGAATACGTATTAGCCCGCAAGATGCCTTTCCTCTGCCGCCACTGCGAGGATGCCCCCTGTGTGCGAGCCTGCCGCACGGGTGCTCTTGTCCAGGACCCCATCACCCGCATTGTAACTCATACCCCTGATAAATGTATCGGATGCTGGATGTGCACCATGGTTTGCCCCTATGGGGTTATCGGGCGGGAGTGGGAACGCCGGATTGCCATAAAATGTGACCGCTGTCCGGATCGAGATATCCCCGCTTGTGTGGAAGCTTGCCCTACTCGCGCCCTGGTCTTCATGGAAGAGGAAGAATTTGCCCGCCTGACCCGCCTGGAAGCAGCGGAGGAGGTGGCCCGCAGCTATAGGGTGGTTTAG
- the cooS gene encoding anaerobic carbon-monoxide dehydrogenase catalytic subunit has product MKAVKEKSWCPSVQEMLRLAEKLDIETVWCRYEAQLPQCGFGELGTCCHNCLQGPCRIDPFGEGPQKGVCGANADTIVARNLARAIAAGTSAHSGHAKHLAHTLLAWAEGKAPDYPVKDEAKLKAVATRLGIPVDGKDVQELAKEVAEAALLEFSEKATPLAWVATTVTRGRVEKAIQYNVVPTGIDSVVSEVLHRTSYGVDADPVNILFGGVKCALADFAGCHMATDLADILFGTPKPVVTTANMGVLKPDAVNVALHGHNPLLSDLIVQVAPEMESEARAAGASGINLMGICCTGNEVLMRHGIPPVTHSVSQEMVIMTGALDAMVVDYQCVMPSLATMAECFHTKLITTMPIAKVPGATHIEFKEEEARERAREILRLAIEAFKKRDPAKVHIPNYVHKAYAGFSTEAIIEALAQVNKEDPLKPLIDNIVAGNILGVCLFAGCNNVKIPQDSAFLTVAKELARNNVFLLASGCAAGAFARHGLLTPEATEEYAGDGLKAVLTAIGKAVGLGGPLPLILHIGSCVDNSRAADIAVAVANRLGVDIDKLPVVASAPEATTEKAIAIGTWAVTAGLPTHVGFVPPVLGSPLVSRILTQDIKGIFGGYFIVETDPSKAAEKLLEAIRERRKGLGL; this is encoded by the coding sequence ATGAAGGCTGTAAAGGAAAAGTCCTGGTGTCCATCGGTGCAGGAGATGCTGCGCCTGGCGGAGAAACTGGACATTGAAACCGTCTGGTGCCGCTACGAAGCTCAGCTTCCCCAGTGTGGCTTTGGAGAGCTGGGAACCTGTTGCCACAACTGCCTGCAAGGCCCCTGTCGCATTGACCCCTTCGGCGAAGGCCCTCAGAAAGGGGTGTGCGGTGCCAACGCCGATACCATCGTAGCCCGGAACCTTGCCCGTGCCATTGCCGCTGGCACATCTGCCCACTCCGGGCACGCCAAGCACCTCGCCCATACCCTCTTAGCCTGGGCCGAAGGCAAAGCTCCAGATTACCCGGTAAAGGATGAAGCCAAACTAAAGGCTGTAGCCACCCGCCTTGGTATACCAGTAGATGGAAAAGACGTCCAGGAACTGGCTAAAGAGGTAGCTGAAGCTGCCCTGCTGGAGTTCTCCGAAAAAGCAACACCTCTTGCCTGGGTCGCCACAACCGTAACCAGGGGAAGGGTGGAAAAGGCTATTCAATACAACGTGGTGCCCACCGGCATTGACAGCGTTGTCTCCGAAGTGCTGCACCGCACCTCTTATGGTGTGGATGCCGACCCGGTAAACATCCTCTTCGGCGGGGTGAAATGCGCCCTGGCTGACTTCGCTGGCTGCCACATGGCTACTGACCTTGCAGATATACTCTTTGGCACCCCTAAGCCCGTGGTGACCACTGCCAATATGGGAGTCCTTAAGCCCGATGCTGTCAATGTGGCTCTGCATGGCCATAACCCCCTCCTCTCCGACCTCATCGTTCAGGTTGCTCCTGAGATGGAGTCAGAGGCCAGGGCTGCCGGAGCCAGCGGCATAAACCTGATGGGTATCTGTTGCACCGGCAACGAAGTCCTTATGCGTCACGGTATCCCACCCGTTACCCACTCCGTCAGCCAGGAGATGGTCATTATGACCGGTGCCCTGGACGCTATGGTGGTGGATTATCAGTGCGTCATGCCCTCCCTGGCCACCATGGCCGAATGCTTCCACACCAAACTCATAACCACTATGCCCATAGCCAAGGTTCCGGGTGCTACTCACATTGAATTCAAAGAAGAAGAAGCACGGGAAAGAGCCAGAGAAATTCTTCGCCTGGCGATAGAGGCCTTCAAGAAGCGTGATCCGGCCAAGGTCCACATCCCCAATTACGTCCACAAAGCCTACGCTGGTTTCTCCACGGAGGCCATAATTGAAGCCCTGGCCCAGGTCAACAAAGAAGACCCCCTCAAGCCTCTTATTGACAACATAGTCGCCGGAAACATCCTGGGAGTCTGCCTCTTTGCCGGATGCAACAACGTCAAAATTCCTCAGGATTCGGCTTTCTTGACTGTAGCCAAGGAGCTGGCTCGCAACAACGTGTTCCTGCTGGCCAGTGGCTGTGCGGCTGGCGCTTTCGCCCGTCACGGCCTCCTTACGCCTGAGGCTACCGAAGAATACGCTGGCGATGGACTCAAGGCTGTGCTTACAGCCATAGGCAAGGCTGTCGGGCTGGGTGGCCCTCTTCCCCTCATCCTGCACATAGGCTCATGCGTGGACAACTCCCGCGCCGCTGATATAGCTGTGGCTGTGGCCAATAGACTGGGCGTGGACATAGACAAATTGCCTGTCGTAGCCAGCGCACCCGAAGCCACAACCGAAAAAGCCATAGCTATAGGAACCTGGGCGGTGACAGCAGGGCTTCCCACTCATGTGGGCTTTGTCCCACCCGTCCTCGGAAGCCCATTGGTCAGCCGGATCCTCACCCAGGATATAAAAGGCATCTTCGGCGGCTATTTCATTGTGGAGACTGACCCCAGTAAAGCTGCGGAGAAACTCCTGGAAGCCATCCGTGAGCGGCGGAAGGGGCTGGGGCTCTGA